The proteins below are encoded in one region of Desulfotomaculum sp.:
- a CDS encoding transposase, whose protein sequence is GRASTRHKMPRHARKKGEFSTYHIIQRGNERKNLFNSSDDKTKFLDTLKKIKEKYNFTIYAYCLMDNHVHLIIDDNGNDISKIIKSINISYVYYFNKKYRRCGHLFQDRFKSELIDNDGYLLEVSKYIHNNPTKARLVKTPSDYKWSSYNIYLGKEKDVQGLINTGKILGCISERKEKAIKRYMEFVTEQESTAFNFMDLEDEIDEKNSNYICTIEQAQKRLMEIIEEDGILYADLLKNIKARDELIKTIRKNSSLTLKQIGELFGGISESWVSRILSS, encoded by the coding sequence AAGGTCGAGCGTCTACTCGACATAAAATGCCAAGACATGCAAGGAAAAAAGGAGAGTTCTCAACCTACCATATAATCCAGCGAGGCAACGAAAGGAAAAACCTTTTTAATAGCTCTGATGACAAAACGAAGTTCTTAGATACCCTGAAAAAAATAAAAGAAAAATATAACTTTACCATATATGCATACTGTCTAATGGATAACCATGTCCATCTAATAATAGATGATAACGGAAACGACATATCAAAAATAATCAAAAGCATAAATATTAGCTATGTATATTACTTTAACAAAAAATATCGGAGATGCGGTCATTTATTTCAGGATAGATTTAAAAGTGAGTTGATTGACAATGATGGTTATCTTTTAGAGGTCAGTAAGTACATCCATAATAACCCTACAAAGGCAAGATTGGTTAAAACTCCCTCAGATTACAAGTGGAGTAGTTACAATATTTATCTGGGGAAGGAAAAAGATGTGCAAGGGTTAATAAATACTGGCAAAATACTTGGATGTATTTCAGAAAGAAAAGAAAAAGCAATAAAGAGATATATGGAATTTGTTACGGAGCAAGAAAGCACAGCATTTAATTTTATGGATTTAGAGGATGAGATTGATGAAAAAAATAGTAATTATATATGTACGATAGAACAAGCACAAAAAAGATTAATGGAGATAATAGAAGAAGACGGTATTTTATATGCAGATTTATTGAAAAACATAAAAGCGAGAGACGAGTTGATAAAAACGATAAGAAAAAATTCATCTCTAACATTAAAGCAGATTGGTGAACTTTTTGGCGGTATCAGTGAGTCCTGGGTGAGTAGGATTTTAAGTAGTTAG
- a CDS encoding ATPase, with protein sequence MIKEICLGVVLAVLIFLFVIGYDATPLIFLAAAGAGAYYFATTRGLLNKSFSEHQVPVNQQISFGDVGGQATAIQELSEALDFIRNISAIKELGIRPLKGLLLTGPPGTGKTMLAKAAANYTDAVFVAASGSEFIEMYAGVGAQRVRRLFQSAREKALKQGKSNALIFIDEIEILGGLRGRTTSHLEYDQTLNQLLVEMDGLRVDENVRLLVMAATNRIDMLDPALLRPGRFDRQVRVDLPDKEGRLEIIKLHTRNKPLAEDVSLEALARDTFGFSGAHLESLANEAAILAMRGNSKIIEQRHFQEAVDKVLLGDRLERRPIRAELERVAIHETGHALMSEIVKPGSVSALTVAPRGQALGYMRQSPEDDTYMFTRNYLEDQIAIMLAGAVAEEQVLGNKSTGAVNDYQQAMRLAEKIVDSGMSRLGVVSSEHLPGGLHYRVLSEILSAQEARVRSCLISLRAALYRIAEVLLDQERISGDKLRETLSGIPAPGQRMYC encoded by the coding sequence GTGATCAAGGAAATTTGTCTCGGTGTGGTTTTGGCTGTCCTGATTTTCCTATTTGTTATCGGATACGACGCAACACCGCTCATTTTTTTGGCTGCCGCCGGCGCCGGGGCATATTATTTTGCCACCACGCGGGGTTTGCTGAATAAAAGTTTCAGCGAACATCAAGTGCCCGTCAACCAGCAGATTTCGTTTGGAGATGTGGGCGGACAGGCTACCGCCATCCAGGAACTCAGCGAGGCTTTGGATTTTATCAGAAATATAAGCGCAATAAAAGAACTGGGCATCCGCCCGTTAAAGGGTCTTCTGCTCACCGGGCCTCCGGGAACGGGGAAAACGATGCTTGCCAAAGCAGCGGCAAACTATACCGACGCCGTCTTTGTCGCGGCAAGCGGCAGTGAATTTATAGAAATGTACGCGGGAGTCGGAGCCCAGAGAGTGCGCCGCCTCTTTCAGTCAGCCAGGGAAAAGGCTTTGAAGCAGGGAAAAAGCAACGCGCTTATTTTTATTGATGAGATAGAAATACTTGGCGGCCTGCGGGGCCGCACCACCAGCCACCTTGAATATGACCAGACTCTGAATCAGCTTCTTGTTGAGATGGATGGGCTCAGGGTTGACGAGAATGTGCGGTTGCTTGTGATGGCCGCGACAAACCGTATAGATATGCTCGACCCCGCTCTGCTACGGCCGGGAAGGTTTGACAGGCAGGTCAGGGTTGACCTTCCGGACAAAGAGGGAAGGCTGGAAATAATCAAGCTGCATACACGCAACAAACCGCTTGCGGAGGATGTTTCTTTGGAAGCGCTCGCCCGGGATACTTTCGGCTTCAGCGGCGCTCACCTGGAGAGCCTGGCCAATGAGGCGGCCATCCTGGCAATGAGGGGCAATTCCAAAATAATCGAGCAGCGTCATTTCCAGGAGGCTGTCGATAAGGTACTGCTCGGGGACCGTCTCGAGCGGCGGCCGATAAGGGCTGAACTGGAGAGGGTGGCCATCCACGAAACCGGCCATGCCTTGATGAGCGAGATTGTAAAACCCGGTTCGGTTTCTGCACTGACTGTAGCTCCGCGCGGCCAGGCGCTGGGTTATATGCGCCAGAGCCCCGAGGACGATACATATATGTTCACCAGGAATTACCTGGAGGATCAGATTGCGATCATGCTAGCCGGGGCAGTGGCCGAAGAACAGGTTCTGGGCAACAAGAGCACCGGCGCCGTAAATGATTACCAGCAGGCTATGCGGCTGGCTGAGAAGATAGTCGACAGCGGCATGTCCAGGCTGGGTGTAGTCAGCTCCGAGCATTTGCCCGGCGGGCTTCATTACCGCGTTCTTTCAGAAATTCTCAGCGCACAGGAGGCGCGTGTAAGAAGCTGCCTGATCAGCCTCCGGGCTGCCTTGTACCGTATAGCTGAAGTGCTTCTGGATCAGGAGAGGATCAGCGGCGACAAGCTGCGTGAGACCCTTTCGGGTATACCTGCGCCCGGTCAGAGAATGTACTGTTGA